One Oryza glaberrima chromosome 11, OglaRS2, whole genome shotgun sequence genomic region harbors:
- the LOC127755098 gene encoding thaumatin-like protein produces MATPLLLVVNAILIMAITACGGGGGNGGIQLIMVNNCGESVWPGLLGTAGHPTPQSGGFHLGAGEEAALEVPAGWSGRVWPRRGCSFDSRGRGSCATGDCGGVLRCNGAAGATPATVVEMTLGTSASAMHFYDVSLVDGFNAPVSMAAVGGGVGCGTAACGADVNVCCPSALEVRDREGRVAGCRSACRAMGGDRYCCTGDYASPSACRPTIFSHLFKAICPRAYSYAYDDATSLNRCHAKRYLITFCPPQPS; encoded by the exons ATGGCCACTCCTCTGCTGCTCGTCGTCAATGCCATCCTCATCATGGCAATCACAGCTT gtggaggaggaggagggaatggcgGCATCCAGCTGATCATGGTGAACAACTGCGGCGAGTCGGTGTGGCCGGGGCTGCTGGGCACCGCGGGGCACCCGACGCCGCAGTCGGGTGGCTTCCACctgggcgccggcgaggaggcggcgttGGAGGTGCCGGCGGGGTGGTCGGGGCGCGTGTGGCCGCGGCGGGGCTGCAGCTTCGACTCCCGCGGGCGCGGCAGCTGCGCGAcgggcgactgcggcggcgtgCTGCGGTGCAACGGCGCGGCGGGGGCGACTCCCGCGACGGTGGTGGAGATGACGCTGgggacgtcggcgtcggcgatgcACTTCTACGACGTGAGCCTGGTGGACGGGTTCAACGCGCCGGtgtcgatggcggcggtggggggaggCGTGGGGTGCgggacggcggcgtgcggggcgGACGTGAACGTGTGCTGCCCGTCGGCGCTGGAGGTGCGGGACAGGGAAGGGAGGGTGGCGGGTTGCCGGAGCGCCTGCAGGGCCATGGGCGGCGACCGCTACTGCTGCACGGGGGACTacgcctcgccgtcggcgtgcCGCCCCACCATCTTCTCCCACCTTTTCAAGGCCATCTGCCCTCGTGCGTACAGCTACGCCTACGACGACGCCACCAGCCTCAACCGTTGTCACGCCAAGCGCTACCTCATCACCTTCTGCCCACCCCAACCATCCTAA
- the LOC127753633 gene encoding putative cyclin-D7-1, translating into MDDDDDTSFNNSLDLYCDEDPFDSTPPPPPPPPEQQQQAGTTTPDDIDDEVMEYYKAKQRCYALQIRDYCCYLQRHHLLLQQQQHGVAAARLKAVRYIIYAMGRLGLEAATAFNAANYLDRFLSINCHLKWEEWMVEVVSVACLSLACKLDEVTIPSLHDLQMEEAMGHSFRASTIRDMELTLLKALRWRLACVTPFSFLPVTTTTTTRALLLRSLFDPSFLRFDASLLAASALTLSSTTPQHPNHLLLNRLIHPFSQTDHEVKECFNMMKALHLDMSKNPGRSSDHPCWSPISVVIPFHTDGTVNRSAISRCLFGSGRLKPDQFDDDTY; encoded by the exons ATGGATGATGACGACGATACTAGTTTCAATAATTCTCTTGATCTCTACTGCGATGAGGACCCTTTCGACTCTACgccccccccgccgccgccaccgccggagcagcagcaacaagctGGGACGACGACGCCAGATGATATTGATGATGAGGTGATGGAGTACTACAAGGCGAAGCAGAGGTGTTACGCTCTTCAGATCAGAGATTACTGCTGCTACCTGCAacgccatcatcttcttcttcagcagcagcagcatggtgTGGCGGCCGCCAGGCTCAAAGCCGTACGTTACATCATCTAT GCAATGGGAAGGCTGGGACTGGAGGCCGCGACGGCGTTCAACGCAGCCAACTATCTGGATCGCTTCCTCTCCATCAATTGCCATTTG AAGTGGGAGGAGTGGATGGTGGAAGTGGTGAGCGTGGCGTGCCTGTCCCTCGCCTGCAAGCTCGACGAAGTCACCATCCCCTCGCTCCACGACCTTCAG ATGGAGGAGGCGATGGGGCACTCGTTCCGGGCGTCCACCATCCGGGACATGGAGCTCACGCTGCTCAAGGCTCTCCGCTGGCGCCTCGCCTGCGTCACCcctttctccttcctccccgttactactactacaactactagggccctcctcctccgctccctctTTGATCCCTCCTTTCTCCGCTTTGATGCCTCGCTGCTTGCTGCCTCTGCTCTTACTTTATCCTCTACTACACCACAACACCCCAATCATCTCCTCCTCAACCGCCTCATTCATCCTTTCTCCCAAACG GACCATGAGGTGAAGGAATGCTTCAACATGATGAAAGCACTTCACTtggatatgtccaaaaatcctggCAGGTCTAGTGACCATCCGTGCTGGAGTCCGATTTCAGTAGTAATTCCCTTCCACACTGACGGTACAGTTAACAGATCAGCAATAAGCCGATGTCTATTTGGCAGCGGCAGATTAAAGCCAGATCAATTTGACGATGATACATACTAA
- the LOC127754299 gene encoding ribulose bisphosphate carboxylase/oxygenase activase, chloroplastic isoform X1 encodes MAAAFSSTVGAPASTPTNFLGKKLKKQVTSAVNYHGKSSNINRFKVMAKELDEGKQTDQDRWKGLAYDISDDQQDITRGKGFVDSLFQAPTGDGTHEAVLSSYEYLSQGLRTYDFDNTMGGFYIAPAFMDKLVVHISKNFMTLPNIKVPLILGIWGGKGQGKSFQCELVFAKMGINPIMMSAGELESGNAGEPAKLIRQRYREAADIIKKGKMCCLFINDLDAGAGRMGGTTQYTVNNQMVNATLMNIADNPTNVQLPGMYNKEDNPRVPIIVTGNDFSTLYAPLIRDGRMEKFYWAPTRDDRVGVCKGIFRTDNVPDEDIVKIVDSFPGQSIDFFGALRARVYDDEVRKWVSDTGVENIGKRLVNSREGPPEFEQPKMTIEKLMEYGYMLVKEQENVKRVQLAEQYLSEAALGDANSDAMKTGSFYGQGAQQAGNLPVPEGCTDPVAKNFDPTARSDDGSCLYTF; translated from the exons ATGGCTGCTGCCTTCTCCTCCACCGTTGGAGCTCCG GCGTCCACTCCGACCAACTTCCTGGGGAAGAAGCTGAAGAAGCAGGTGACATCGGCGGTGAACTACCATGGCAAGAGCTCCAACATCAACAGGTTCAAGGTGATGGCCAAGGAGCTGGACGAGGGCAAGCAGACCGACCAGGACAGGTGGAAGGGTCTCGCCTACGACATCTCCGATGACCAGCAGGACATCACCAGGGGGAAGGGTTTCGTCGACTCCCTTTTCCAGGCTCCCACGGGTGATGGCACCCACGAGGCCGTCCTCAGCTCCTACGAGTACCTCAGCCAGGGTCTCAGAAC GTACGACTTCGACAACACCATGGGAGGCTTCTACATCGCCCCTGCTTTCATGGACAAGCTCGTCGTCCACATCTCCAAGAACTTCATGACCCTCCCCAACATCAAGGTCCCACTCATCCTGGGTATCTGGGGAGGCAAGGGTCAGGGAAAATCCTTCCAGTGTGAGCTCGTCTTCGCCAAGATGGGGATCAA CCCCATCATGATGAGCGCCGGAGAGCTGGAGAGCGGCAACGCCGGAGAGCCGGCGAAGCTGATCAGGCAGCGGTACCGTGAGGCGGCAGACATCATCAAGAAGGGGAAGATGTGCTGCCTCTTCATCAACGATCTGGACGCGGGTGCAGGTCGCATGGGAGGCACCACCCAGTACACGGTGAACAACCAGATGGTGAACGCCACCCTGATGAACATCGCCGACAACCCAACCAACGTGCAGCTCCCCGGGATGTACAACAAGGAGGACAACCCCCGTGTCCCCATCATCGTCACCGGCAACGACTTCTCCACGCTGTACGCGCcgctcatccgtgacgggcgtATGGAGAAGTTCTACTGGGCTCCCACCCGCGACGACCGTGTCGGCGTCTGCAAGGGTATCTTCCGCACCGACAACGTCCCCGACGAGGACATCGTCAAGATCGTCGACAGCTTCCCAGGCCAATCCATCG ATTTCTTCGGCGCTCTTCGTGCCCGTGTTTACGACGACGAGGTGCGCAAGTGGGTGTCGGACACGGGTGTGGAGAACATTGGCAAGAGGCTGGTGAACTCGAGGGAGGGCCCACCGGAGTTCGAGCAGCCCAAGATGACGATCGAAAAGCTCATGGAGTACGGATACATGCTTGTGAAGGAGCAGGAGAACGTCAAGCGTGTGCAGCTGGCTGAGCAGTACTTGAGCGAGGCTGCTCTTGGTGACGCTAACTCCGACGCCATGAAGACTGGTTCCTTCTACG GGCAAGGAGCACAGCAAGCAGGTAACCTGCCTGTGCCGGAAGGTTGCACCGACCCTGTTGCCAAGAACTTCGACCCAACGGCAAGGAGCGACGACGGCAGCTGCCTTTACACCTTTTAA
- the LOC127754299 gene encoding ribulose bisphosphate carboxylase/oxygenase activase, chloroplastic isoform X2, with protein MAAAFSSTVGAPASTPTNFLGKKLKKQVTSAVNYHGKSSNINRFKVMAKELDEGKQTDQDRWKGLAYDISDDQQDITRGKGFVDSLFQAPTGDGTHEAVLSSYEYLSQGLRTYDFDNTMGGFYIAPAFMDKLVVHISKNFMTLPNIKVPLILGIWGGKGQGKSFQCELVFAKMGINPIMMSAGELESGNAGEPAKLIRQRYREAADIIKKGKMCCLFINDLDAGAGRMGGTTQYTVNNQMVNATLMNIADNPTNVQLPGMYNKEDNPRVPIIVTGNDFSTLYAPLIRDGRMEKFYWAPTRDDRVGVCKGIFRTDNVPDEDIVKIVDSFPGQSIDFFGALRARVYDDEVRKWVSDTGVENIGKRLVNSREGPPEFEQPKMTIEKLMEYGYMLVKEQENVKRVQLAEQYLSEAALGDANSDAMKTGSFYGSAPSS; from the exons ATGGCTGCTGCCTTCTCCTCCACCGTTGGAGCTCCG GCGTCCACTCCGACCAACTTCCTGGGGAAGAAGCTGAAGAAGCAGGTGACATCGGCGGTGAACTACCATGGCAAGAGCTCCAACATCAACAGGTTCAAGGTGATGGCCAAGGAGCTGGACGAGGGCAAGCAGACCGACCAGGACAGGTGGAAGGGTCTCGCCTACGACATCTCCGATGACCAGCAGGACATCACCAGGGGGAAGGGTTTCGTCGACTCCCTTTTCCAGGCTCCCACGGGTGATGGCACCCACGAGGCCGTCCTCAGCTCCTACGAGTACCTCAGCCAGGGTCTCAGAAC GTACGACTTCGACAACACCATGGGAGGCTTCTACATCGCCCCTGCTTTCATGGACAAGCTCGTCGTCCACATCTCCAAGAACTTCATGACCCTCCCCAACATCAAGGTCCCACTCATCCTGGGTATCTGGGGAGGCAAGGGTCAGGGAAAATCCTTCCAGTGTGAGCTCGTCTTCGCCAAGATGGGGATCAA CCCCATCATGATGAGCGCCGGAGAGCTGGAGAGCGGCAACGCCGGAGAGCCGGCGAAGCTGATCAGGCAGCGGTACCGTGAGGCGGCAGACATCATCAAGAAGGGGAAGATGTGCTGCCTCTTCATCAACGATCTGGACGCGGGTGCAGGTCGCATGGGAGGCACCACCCAGTACACGGTGAACAACCAGATGGTGAACGCCACCCTGATGAACATCGCCGACAACCCAACCAACGTGCAGCTCCCCGGGATGTACAACAAGGAGGACAACCCCCGTGTCCCCATCATCGTCACCGGCAACGACTTCTCCACGCTGTACGCGCcgctcatccgtgacgggcgtATGGAGAAGTTCTACTGGGCTCCCACCCGCGACGACCGTGTCGGCGTCTGCAAGGGTATCTTCCGCACCGACAACGTCCCCGACGAGGACATCGTCAAGATCGTCGACAGCTTCCCAGGCCAATCCATCG ATTTCTTCGGCGCTCTTCGTGCCCGTGTTTACGACGACGAGGTGCGCAAGTGGGTGTCGGACACGGGTGTGGAGAACATTGGCAAGAGGCTGGTGAACTCGAGGGAGGGCCCACCGGAGTTCGAGCAGCCCAAGATGACGATCGAAAAGCTCATGGAGTACGGATACATGCTTGTGAAGGAGCAGGAGAACGTCAAGCGTGTGCAGCTGGCTGAGCAGTACTTGAGCGAGGCTGCTCTTGGTGACGCTAACTCCGACGCCATGAAGACTGGTTCCTTCTACG GTTCTGCGCCATCCAGCTGA
- the LOC127754058 gene encoding probable transcriptional regulator RABBIT EARS, whose amino-acid sequence MEEQRGEEEWVMWGSAGRRRIIRQSASWEEQAFARDAAANANLGGCVWPPRFYTCSFCQREFRSAQALGGHMNVHRRDRARLRQRQTSSSSSPSHQEEEAEAPQDQQAGPYYTSFSKPSTTSTDNTTCSNDILLLARDQETIKKRVPRQQVQVVADQDEDEPAGRRYKRRRLGLVDQLPSSCEGGDHHHQVLIITPTTAAASPSSIIASASALVVGDQQHQQAGSVLDLELRLGTSTPPKAVVHA is encoded by the coding sequence ATGGAGGAGCAAAGAGGCGAGGAGGAGTGGGTGATGTGGGGATCGGCAGGGAGAAGACGAATCATCAGGCAATCGGCGTCGTGGGAGGAGCAGGCGTTCGCGCGCGATGCGGCGGCCAACGCCAACCTCGGCGGCTGCGTGTGGCCGCCGCGCTTCTACACGTGCAGCTTCTGCCAGCGCGAGTTCCGGTCGGCGCAGGCGCTCGGCGGCCACATGAACGTGCACCGCCGCGACCGGGCTCGTCTCCGACAGAGGcagacctcctcctcctcctcccccagccaccaagaagaagaagctgaagCACCCCAAGATCAGCAAGCTGGCCCTTACTACACCTCTTTCTCTAAACCTAGCACCACCTCCACCGATAATACTACTTGCAGTAACGACATACTACTGCTAGCAAGAGATCAAGAAACCATCAAGAAGAGGGTACCGAGACAGCAAGTACAAGTAGTTGCAGATCAGGACGAGGACGAACCGGCCGGGAGAAGGTACAAGAGGAGGAGGCTTGGTTTGGTGGATCAGCTGCCGTCGTCATGTGAAGGAggagatcatcatcatcaggtACTGATCATCACACCAACAACAGCCGCCGCAAGCCCTAGCTCTATAATTGCTTCTGCTTCTGCCCTTGTGGTTGGGGATCAGCAGCATCAACAAGCAGGATCAGTACTAGATCTAGAGCTTAGGCTTGGGACTAGTACTCCTCCTAAAGCTGTTGTGCACGCTTAA